DNA from Desulfovibrio sp. X2:
GTACATGGTGACCACGGAGGTGACGATCATGCCCACCTGCAATCCCTTGTAGTTGCAGACGATGATGAAGCGATCGCCCGAAATGTCACCGGCCATCCCCATGATGGAGCGCATTGAGATGAGCGGAGTGACGCGGCCGCGAAGGTTGATCACGCCCTCCACGAACATCGGCGCCTTGGGGAGCCTCGTGGGCGCCACGGCGCGGATGACCTCCTGGATGGTGATGATGGGGACGGCGAATTCCTGCTCGTCAACGAGGAAGCTGACGAGCTGCAGGTCGGCCTCGCGCCGGAGCTGTTCGTCGAGCTCGAGTTCCGGGGCGGCCGGGGCGGACCCGCCCGCCTGTGCGCCGTCGGGCGCGGCCTGCGGAGCGGCGGACGGGGCCTTGGCGAAGCCGGGCAGGCTGTCCTTTTCCGAGGGGTCGTAGCGGCGCACCTCGGAGAGTGCGGACGCCCCGCCCATGCCCATGTACTTCTCCATGAAGGCCTTCTCGGCCGGAGTGGGCTCGCCCTGCCCCGCGCTTTCCTCGGGCAGGCGGACGTTCTCCTGGAAATATTCTTCCGGTGTCTTCATAACTGCATGATTTCCTTGGCCAGTAGAGTGTATTCCGTGGCTCCGCGCGACTGCGGGTCGATGTCGTAGATGACCTTGCCCTGCGCCGAGGCCTCGCGGAACTTGGTGTCCGTATTGATGACGGTGTTGAACATGTTCCCCTGAAGCTTCTTTCTGATGAGGTTCAGCACCCTCCGACAGGCGCTGGCCCGCCTGTCGTACATCGTCGCCAGGGCCTTGAAGCGGACCGGCTCGGGCATGACCCGGTTGATCATGCGCACCGTGTCGAAGATGAGCCGCAGTCCGTGCAAGGCCAGAAAATCCGTCTGCACCGGGATGATCAGCAGGTCGCAGGCCACGAGCGCGTTGACCAGCAGGACGCCCACGTGCGGCGGGCAGTCCAGCAGGATGTAGTCGTAGCGCCCGCTCACGTCCTTCAGCGCCTCGCGCAGGATGAGCCCCTTGTTGGGCCTGTCCTTGGTGTCCACCTCGAGCTCTGAGAGGCGGATGTGCCCGGTCACGAAGTCGCGCTCGCTCTCCGGATGGCGGACGATGATCCGTTCCCAGATCGCCGGGTCGTGCTCTTTCTCGGCGAAGAGGTCGTAGAGCGTGTGCGGCGTCTCCTCCGGAAAGAAGGCCATGTGGATGGAGGCGTTGGCGTGCGGGTCCATGTCCATGATCAGGACGCGTTGCGAAAGGCGCGAGAGCGCCGCCCCGAGCGTGAGCGCGGTTGTGGTCTTGCCCACCCCGCCCTTCTGGTTGGCTATCGCCACGACCTTGGCCGTCACGTCGATTCGTCCCCTCCCCCGGCCGCCTAGGGCCTGTCTCCGTTTTCCTCCTGCTCGCGCAGGAACTTGCGGATCAGGTTGCCGAGCGCCTTCCAGTCGTTGTGGTCCACGTCCAGGAAGCGGATGCCGAGCGCGTAGCCGGGCTCTCCGCCCCGCTCCTCAACCCACATGATCTCGGCGATGGCCTGCAGGTACTGTCCTGCGTCGCTCTCGAAGACCTTGAGGAAGCCGGGATGGAACTTGTTCAGGCTCGGAATGAAGATTTTGACCGTGACCTTGTCCCCGACCTCGAAGCGGTCCGGGCACTCCACGCGCAGCCCGCCCTCGCTGATGTCCGTGCAGCAGACCTCGTGCGGCTTCTGCTGGACCAGGGGGAACTTGAACTCGCGCACCTCGACCCGGAAGTTCTTGGGCAGGCGCTGATACTGTCTGCGGTCCGAGGATGAGGTCATTCAGGTCTCCTTTCGGTAGATGATCGCCCCGGGATGGTGGATCGGCTTGAAGGCGCGCGTGATGTTGTGCAGCGACTCCGAGTGGCCGATGAGCAGGTATCCGCCCGGGAGCAGATTGTCGTAAAACGAACCCATGACCCGCTTCTTCACGTCGTCGTCGAAGTAGATGATGACGTTGCGGCAGAAGACGGCGTGCGAGCGCTCGAGCCGCTTGCACTGGGTCTTGTCGCTCAGGTTGATCTGCCCGAAGCTGACCAGCTGCTTGACCTCGGGCACGATCTTGAACTTCCCCCCCTCCGGGGTGAAGTACCTGGACACGATCTCGCGCGGCGTGGTGCGCAGGGAATACTCCGTGTAGACCCCGCGCCTGGCCGAGAGGAGCACCGCCTCCGAGAGGTCGTTGGCCGTGATGCGGATGTTCCACTGCCCGATCTCGCCTTTCAGGACCTCGTGCAGGATGATCCCGAGCGTATAGGGCTCCTCGCCGGTGGAGCACCCCGCGGACCAGATGCGCAGCACCTTGGGCCCCTTGGCGGCGATGGAGGCCAGGAGGTCGGTCAGGACCTTCTCCTGGAAGACCTTTATCTGGGGAGGATTGCGGTAGAAGCTCGTCTCGTTGGTGGTCACAGCCTCGAAGAGCTTGTTCAGCTCCTGCTGCCGTCCCGGGTCGTACTGCAGATAGTAGTAGTACTCTCCGAAGTTCTTGAGGTTCAGGTTCTTCAGGCGGTTGGCCAGCCGGTTCTCGAGCAGGTACTTGCGGTTGTCGGCGATGTAGATGCCGCTCTTGTCGTAGATGTAGTCCCGAAGCTGGGTGAACTCCTCGGCTTCGATGCGAAGCTCCTTGCCGAGGGTGATGGACTTGGAGAACAACGACATCAGAGATCCTCGCCCAGGGACTGGATCTTGGCCACCGATTCCGCGGCCGCGTCCATGACTTCGGGATCGCCCTCGCTCGAGACGTCGAGCAGCGCCCTGAAGGCGGCCTGCCCTCCTATCTCGCCCAGGCATTCCACGACCTTGAGCACCACGAGCTTGTTGTCGCTCTGCAGAAGGGGCACGAGCCGGGCGATGGCGGCGCGCTCGCGGCGCGCGGCCAGGGCCTCCATGGCCCGGATGCGCACCCAGTCGTTGTCGTCCTCAAGGGCGCGCAGGAGCTGTTCAGCAGCCTCGGGTCCCTCGAAACGGCCGAGCAGTTCCACCACGGCCAGGCGCACGTCGCTGTTCTCGTCGGACAGGCGGCTCACGATGCTCGGCCTGCACTCCTCCTCGAAGCCGCAGACCTCGGCGATGGCCTCCACGGCAACCTTGCGGATGTCCGGGATCTCGTCCTCGAGGGCGCCGCGCAGCTTGTCGAGATGGTTCCTGCGCCCGGTCTTGCCGATGACGTAGGCCGCCATCAGGCGGTGGATGGGATCGGGGTCGTTGAAGAGCCTGCCGAAGCGCTCGGCCATCTCCTCGCCGTCCAGGGCGATGCAGGCCTCGAGCGCGGCTTCCTTGACGTCGTTGTACGGGTGGTCGATGAAGCCGAAGATCGTCTCCCCCGCCTCGGCCATCCTGAGCGTGGAGCCGAGGAACTTCATGGCGCCCTTGAGCACCGTGCCGTCCTCGTGGCGCGTGAGCACGTCCAGGAAGAACGGCCCGGCCTCCTCGCCCGCCACGCGCAGGAGGGCCTGCACGATCTCGCGCTGCAGGTCCCGCTCGGTGGACCAGAAGACCTCGCGCAGGATGCGGCTGACCTCGCCGTTGCCTATGCGGGCCATGCTCTCCACGGCGATCAGCGCCCGCTGCAGGTCGTCGCCGGAGAGGGCGAAGACGAGCGCGTCGTTCAGGCCGATGCGGGAGAGCGTGGCCACGGCCTGCTCCACACGCTCCGGCTCGGAGTCGAAATTCATGCGCGCGGCGAGGTCGAGCACCTCGGCAGAGGCCTCGACGCCGCCCACGTAGCCGAGCCCGAGGATCGCGGCGTCCTGGATGTCCCCGTCCTCGTCGTGCAGGGCGGCGATCAGGTATTCGCAGAGCTTGCCGCGCTCGGTCTCCGAGAGCAGGGCCAGGGACTTGCCGCCCAGGATGTTGACGATGGAGCGCACGATCTTGTTGCGCAGCGCGCTCGAACTCTCGTCCAGGCGGCGCAGGAGCATGGTCGCGGCCTTGATGTTGCCCATCTCGCCCAGCGCCTCGACGATCATGGAGGCGATGAGGTCGGTGGCCGTGTCCAGGGCCTTGACCAGCGCGTCCACACTGCTGTCGTCCTTGATCTTGGAGAGCGCCTCGATGACCGCGAACTGGACCCACTCCTCGTCCCCCAGCGCCTTGTTCAGGCAGCGCGCGGCCTCGGGCATGGCCAGCTCGCCGAGCGAGACGGCGGCCTGATAGCGGACGTTGACCTCGGGGTCCTTGAGCAGGCTCTCGCACAGCGGCCCCACGGCGAGGACGTTGGCGGTCGAGCCGAGAATGTCCGTGGCGAAGATGCGGATGTCCGGGTCGTCGTCGTGCAGGATGTCGACCAGGCTCCTGAAATCCTGGTTGCCGATCTGGCGCAGGATGTCCATGGCCAGGTTGCGGACGGGAACGTCCTCGGAGTGCAGCAGGGGCACCATGCTCTGCACGGTGACCGATCCTCCGATCTGGCGCAGGGCCGCCTCCGCAGCCTCCTGCACGCCCAAATTGCGGCTCGTCAGGAGCTCGGCCAAGCGCGGCACGGCACTCTCGCAGCCGGCCTCGCCCGCCTTGTAGGCCGCCTCGCGCAGGACCTCGGCGTCATCGCTGCCCAGTTGTTCGAGCACTTCAGGACAAAGCGTCATCGCATCCACCCCGCAAGCGGTGCGCGCAAAAGCGCGAGCGTGGCTCAAGGCGGTCACGCGCGCATCGCGCCTGCGTCATTTGTAGATATTCGACAGGATGGTCTCCGCCATCTCGTCAATGTCGACCACCTCGTCCGCCAGTCCGGCGTCGACGATGGCCTTGGGCATGCCGTAGACGACGCACGAGACGTCGTTCTGGGCGATCGCCCTCCCCCCTTTCTCTTTGAGAGCCCTCACTCCCTCGAGTCCGTCGCTGCCCATCCCGGTCATGATCACGCCGAGCCCGCGCTTGCCCACGCCTTCCGCCACGGAGCGGATCAGTTCGTTGGCCGAGGGCTTGTAGAGCGCCTCCACCGGATCGGGCGAGACGACCACGTCGATGCGGCTGGTCTTCTGCGCGATGCGCAGGTGGCGCCCGCCGGGCGCCACGTAGGCCGTGCCGGGCACGAGCCGCTCGCCGTCCTCCGCCTCCTTGACCGAAATGCGGCAGATGGAGTCCAGCCGCTTGGCGAAGGGGCCGGTGAAGGCCGCCGGCATGTGCTGGGCGATGAGAATGGCCGACGGGAAATCCTGGGGCAGCCCGGAAAGAACCTTCTGCACCGCCGGCGGCCCGCCCGTGGAGACGCCGATGGCCACCACGTCGCGCAAAGGCGCGCCCGCGGGCTTGACCAGCTCGCGCCGAGGCGGCTCGTGACGTTCGGGGGCAGGGGCGGCGCCACCGGCCGCGGGCCTTGGCGGAACGTGCACCGGACGAGGCGCGCGCAGCCTGCGCCTGGCCACGTACTTGACCTTGGCGCGCAGCTGTTCCTCGATCTTCACGATGTCGAGCGAGACCTTGGAGAGCTGCTTGGGGATGAAATCCACGGCCCCGAGTTCCAGGGCCTTGAGCGTGGCCTCCGCGCCCTCGGTGGTCAGGGAGCTGACCATGAGCACGGGCCGCGGCATCTCCATCATGATGTGGCGCAACGTCGTGAGCCCGTCCATCACGGGCATCTCTATGTCCAGGGTCACCACGTCCGGCTGCAGCCGACGGATCTTCTCAAGGCCCTCTTCCCCGTTCCGGGCCGTGTCCGCGACCTTGATCTCGGGGTCCTTCTCCAGCATGGCGCTGATGGCCTTGCGCATGAAGGCGGAATCATCGACAACGACAACCGTGATCACGCTGTGTCTCCATTCGAGTATCCGGTGCGGCGAGGGGCCTTGGCCCAATCCCGCCGACACCGCGAAGTGTGAACCACATCCACTGAAAAGACAAACGCAAAGGCGCAGGGATGAGGAAAATATCACCCTCGGAGACGTCGCACGTCACCCGGCGGCACTGCCCCCCACGGCCGATCCGCCGATCGTTCCCCCTCTCCCGTCGTGCCCATCATAACAGCAAAGCCCCGGGCCATTCAACCGCGCTTTTCCCCGTGCGGCGCGGCTTTTCGCCCGATCGCGAAAAAGTCGAGAATTGTCCTTGCCAAAACCTCCCGAAACGCATAGTTACTTCTCCCTCACACGGGATGTGGCTCAGCCTGGCTAGAGCGCCGCGTTCGGGACGCGGAGACCGCGCGTTCAAATCGCGCCATCCCGACCAGAGATACCGAGGGCTTGCGGTGAAAACCGCAAGCCCTTTTTCGTTGCCGAGCGCCAACGCCGGAGATTTCCGGCAAGGCCCGTGAAAGGAGCTGCGCCACCGCCCCCGCCCCTCATACCCACGCGGGGTACACGGCAAGGGCCGCCCGAAGCCCCCGCCGCCCGGGCGTTCTCCTCGCCTTTTTCCACCAACCCCCTGGACACGGACCGGGATTCGGCGCATCATGCGAACGTTCGACAACCCCCTCGCACTTCAGGTGCGCCCGGAGGATCGCCCATGTCCAGCACAGGCGGCGACGAGACCCAGCACGACGAGGTCGCCTGCGAAAGCCTGAAATCCCGTGCCCTGCGCATGGCCCTGCCCTTCTGCCCGGAGGTGCGCGGCTACACGGGCGCGAAGTTCCGCGCCGACCTCATGGCCGCCCTGACCGTGACCGTGGTCGGACTGCCGCAGTGCATGGCCTACGCCATCATCGCGGGCGTGAACCCGAAATACGGCCTCTACGCCGCGACCATCCCGGCCATGATCGCCTCCCTGTGGGGCTCCTCACGCTACCTCATCAGCGGCCCGGCCAACGCCATCTCCATGCTCATCGCCTCGTCCATGACCGCGGCGACCATCGGCGGGCTCGCCATCTCCGTGCTGCCCGAGGCGCAGAAGATGCCCTACCTCTTCGGCATCGCCATCATGGCGGGCATCATCCAGCTGATCATGGGCCTGGCCGGGGTGGGCGAATCCGTGCGCTTCATCTCGCATTCGGTGATCGTGGGCTTCACGGCAGGCGCGGGCGTGCTCATCGCGGGCGGTCAGATCAAGAACCTGCTCGGGCTCTCCGTTCCCCACTCCCCGGAGTTCGCCGTGCTCATGGCCCGCACGGCGGAACACGTCCCGGAAACGAACCCCTGGTCGCTCGGCATCGGCCTCTTCGCCATCGCGGCCACGTTCCTCATACCGCGCCTGAACCGCCGCCTGCCCGGCCCCTTCCTGGCCGTGACCATAAGCGCCGTGCTCGCCTGGGCCCTGGACCTCGAGAGCAAGGGCGTGCGCCTCATCGGCGACATCCCGCGCGGGCTGCCGCCGCTCTCGCTGCCCCCGGCGCCGAACTACGAATCCATGCAGGCCCTGTTCATGCCCTCCCTGGCCATCGCACTGCTCAGCATGGTCGAGGCCCTGTCCATCGCCAAGACCCTGGCCGTGGCCCGGGGCGAGCGGATGGACGGCAGCCAGGAGATCCTCGGCCAGGGGCTGTCCAACATCGCGGCCGGATTCTTCTCCGGCATCCCGGGCAGCGGCTCGTTCACGCGCACGGCCGTCAACTTCCTGGCCGGCGGCAGGACGCGCTTCTCCGGGGTCTTCGCCGGGCTCATGAGCCTGGTCTTCCTGCTCCTCCTGGCCCCCTACGCCAGCTACATCCCGGTGCCGGTGCTCGCGGGCATCCTCCTGGTCATCGCCTGGGGCATGATAGACAAGCCCGGCATCCTGCAGGTCATGCGCTCCACACGCGCGGACCGCGCCGTGCTCCTCGCGACCGTCGCCTCGACCCTGGTGCTGGACCTGGAGAAGGCGGTCTTCATCGGCGTGCTCCTCTCCATCGCCCTGTTCCTGCGCAAGGTCTCGCACCCCCAAGTCAGCCGCCTGGACACCTGCGAGAGCCCGGAGCTGGCCTACCTGCCCATCGGCCCCTGCTGCCCCTATCTCTCGGTCTACCAGATCGAGGGTGCGCTCTTCTTCGGCGCCGTGGACGAACTCGAGCAGCGCCTCTACGAGTACGAGGACTTCGGCCACCGCGTCGTCATCCTGCACCTGCGCCACGTGCACAGCCTGGACGCCACGGGGGTGCACGCCTTCGAGTCCTTCCTGAACCGCTGCCGCAAGCGCGGCGTGGTCCTCATCCTCTCCGGGGCCAAGCCCGGCGTGCGCGAGGTCTTCCGCAACTCGGGGCTGCTCGCCAAGCTCGGGCGCGAGTACATGGTCCAGGACCTCTCCCAGGCCCTGGAGCTGGCCTACGACAAATGCCTCAAAAACTCCGTCTGCGCCCGCTGCAAGGAGGACACCGGCGGCGAATGCCGCATGATGCGCGCCGCGCGCACCTCCGCGGGC
Protein-coding regions in this window:
- a CDS encoding chemotaxis protein CheW — encoded protein: MKTPEEYFQENVRLPEESAGQGEPTPAEKAFMEKYMGMGGASALSEVRRYDPSEKDSLPGFAKAPSAAPQAAPDGAQAGGSAPAAPELELDEQLRREADLQLVSFLVDEQEFAVPIITIQEVIRAVAPTRLPKAPMFVEGVINLRGRVTPLISMRSIMGMAGDISGDRFIIVCNYKGLQVGMIVTSVVTMYRAQQKDIEWSIEASIGIRADFLAGLMKKDERLINIISVDRLVTRLLAK
- a CDS encoding ParA family protein, with amino-acid sequence MTAKVVAIANQKGGVGKTTTALTLGAALSRLSQRVLIMDMDPHANASIHMAFFPEETPHTLYDLFAEKEHDPAIWERIIVRHPESERDFVTGHIRLSELEVDTKDRPNKGLILREALKDVSGRYDYILLDCPPHVGVLLVNALVACDLLIIPVQTDFLALHGLRLIFDTVRMINRVMPEPVRFKALATMYDRRASACRRVLNLIRKKLQGNMFNTVINTDTKFREASAQGKVIYDIDPQSRGATEYTLLAKEIMQL
- a CDS encoding PilZ domain-containing protein, translating into MTSSSDRRQYQRLPKNFRVEVREFKFPLVQQKPHEVCCTDISEGGLRVECPDRFEVGDKVTVKIFIPSLNKFHPGFLKVFESDAGQYLQAIAEIMWVEERGGEPGYALGIRFLDVDHNDWKALGNLIRKFLREQEENGDRP
- a CDS encoding protein-glutamate O-methyltransferase CheR; amino-acid sequence: MMSLFSKSITLGKELRIEAEEFTQLRDYIYDKSGIYIADNRKYLLENRLANRLKNLNLKNFGEYYYYLQYDPGRQQELNKLFEAVTTNETSFYRNPPQIKVFQEKVLTDLLASIAAKGPKVLRIWSAGCSTGEEPYTLGIILHEVLKGEIGQWNIRITANDLSEAVLLSARRGVYTEYSLRTTPREIVSRYFTPEGGKFKIVPEVKQLVSFGQINLSDKTQCKRLERSHAVFCRNVIIYFDDDVKKRVMGSFYDNLLPGGYLLIGHSESLHNITRAFKPIHHPGAIIYRKET
- a CDS encoding HEAT repeat domain-containing protein — translated: MTLCPEVLEQLGSDDAEVLREAAYKAGEAGCESAVPRLAELLTSRNLGVQEAAEAALRQIGGSVTVQSMVPLLHSEDVPVRNLAMDILRQIGNQDFRSLVDILHDDDPDIRIFATDILGSTANVLAVGPLCESLLKDPEVNVRYQAAVSLGELAMPEAARCLNKALGDEEWVQFAVIEALSKIKDDSSVDALVKALDTATDLIASMIVEALGEMGNIKAATMLLRRLDESSSALRNKIVRSIVNILGGKSLALLSETERGKLCEYLIAALHDEDGDIQDAAILGLGYVGGVEASAEVLDLAARMNFDSEPERVEQAVATLSRIGLNDALVFALSGDDLQRALIAVESMARIGNGEVSRILREVFWSTERDLQREIVQALLRVAGEEAGPFFLDVLTRHEDGTVLKGAMKFLGSTLRMAEAGETIFGFIDHPYNDVKEAALEACIALDGEEMAERFGRLFNDPDPIHRLMAAYVIGKTGRRNHLDKLRGALEDEIPDIRKVAVEAIAEVCGFEEECRPSIVSRLSDENSDVRLAVVELLGRFEGPEAAEQLLRALEDDNDWVRIRAMEALAARRERAAIARLVPLLQSDNKLVVLKVVECLGEIGGQAAFRALLDVSSEGDPEVMDAAAESVAKIQSLGEDL
- a CDS encoding chemotaxis response regulator protein-glutamate methylesterase; this translates as MITVVVVDDSAFMRKAISAMLEKDPEIKVADTARNGEEGLEKIRRLQPDVVTLDIEMPVMDGLTTLRHIMMEMPRPVLMVSSLTTEGAEATLKALELGAVDFIPKQLSKVSLDIVKIEEQLRAKVKYVARRRLRAPRPVHVPPRPAAGGAAPAPERHEPPRRELVKPAGAPLRDVVAIGVSTGGPPAVQKVLSGLPQDFPSAILIAQHMPAAFTGPFAKRLDSICRISVKEAEDGERLVPGTAYVAPGGRHLRIAQKTSRIDVVVSPDPVEALYKPSANELIRSVAEGVGKRGLGVIMTGMGSDGLEGVRALKEKGGRAIAQNDVSCVVYGMPKAIVDAGLADEVVDIDEMAETILSNIYK
- a CDS encoding SulP family inorganic anion transporter, yielding MSSTGGDETQHDEVACESLKSRALRMALPFCPEVRGYTGAKFRADLMAALTVTVVGLPQCMAYAIIAGVNPKYGLYAATIPAMIASLWGSSRYLISGPANAISMLIASSMTAATIGGLAISVLPEAQKMPYLFGIAIMAGIIQLIMGLAGVGESVRFISHSVIVGFTAGAGVLIAGGQIKNLLGLSVPHSPEFAVLMARTAEHVPETNPWSLGIGLFAIAATFLIPRLNRRLPGPFLAVTISAVLAWALDLESKGVRLIGDIPRGLPPLSLPPAPNYESMQALFMPSLAIALLSMVEALSIAKTLAVARGERMDGSQEILGQGLSNIAAGFFSGIPGSGSFTRTAVNFLAGGRTRFSGVFAGLMSLVFLLLLAPYASYIPVPVLAGILLVIAWGMIDKPGILQVMRSTRADRAVLLATVASTLVLDLEKAVFIGVLLSIALFLRKVSHPQVSRLDTCESPELAYLPIGPCCPYLSVYQIEGALFFGAVDELEQRLYEYEDFGHRVVILHLRHVHSLDATGVHAFESFLNRCRKRGVVLILSGAKPGVREVFRNSGLLAKLGREYMVQDLSQALELAYDKCLKNSVCARCKEDTGGECRMMRAARTSAGTLVCSLPLRRPATAGQDTTASSEADREEAVAAPPPDPAEP